The Paenibacillus sp. FSL H7-0357 nucleotide sequence GGAAGAGATCGGCCGGGTACTCGCCTTGATCGACCATATCTATAAAGTATTCGGCTTTGAGTACAAGGTAGAGCTGTCCACACGGCCGGCAGATTATATGGGGGCGGAGTCATTGTGGGATCAGGCCGAGTTGGCGCTGCAAAAGGTACTGGAGAAACGTGGCATCCCTTATCGGGTGAATGCGGGAGACGGAGCTTTTTACGGGCCGAAGATCGACTTTCATATTCTGGACGCGCTCAAAAGAAGCTGGCAATGCGGAACAATCCAGCTGGATTTCCAGATGCCGGAGAAGTTCGACCTGTCTTATATCGGCGAAGATGGCCAGAAGCATCGGCCTGTCGTTATTCACCGTGCGGTCTACGGCTCGATCGACCGGTTCATGGGTATTCTCATTGAGCATTATAGCGGGGCATTTCCGGTATGGCTGGCCCCTGTGCAGGCCAAACTGCTGCCCGTGTCCGAGCATTTTGCCGATTACGCTTATGAGGTGAAGCAAGCGCTGGAAGCGGCAGGAATCCGGGTCGAGCTTGATCACCGCAAGGAGAAGCTGGGCCTGAAGATCCGCGAAGCTCAGCTGGAAAAGGTGCCATACATGCTCGTCCTTGGAGAAAATGAGCAGAATTCCGCTACTGTCTCGGTAAGACAACGCGCAGTAGGCGATCTCGGCACTGTAAGTATTCAGGAGATCATTCAGCGTATCGTTAGCGAGATTGCCGCCCGGCAATAGGTGTTTCTACATTATAATGTAACTCCAGTGACTGCTCCGTTTTCATAGACGGGGCAGTCATTTTACGTAAATAGGCAGACAAGGATGTTTCGGGTATTTTATAATGATCTCGGGCTTGATGAATAGACAATACTGGAGGCGTCCTTTGTGATTACAAACAACATCAAACAACTAAACGGCAAGTTTATCAAGCTTATTCCTATGGAAGCCGATCATAGGGCGGAGCTGCTCAAGCTCCTGCACAATCCGCAAATCTGGGAATACACCTGGCGGAAAATAACAACAATCCAACAAGTGGAACAACTAATAGAAACTGCGCTGCGCAATAAGGAGAATGGGGCCGACCTTCCTTATGTCATGATTGAACAAGCTTCTGGAAAAGTCGTCGGCACCTCGCGGATTATGCATCTGGACCGGATTCACCGCAATGCGGAGATTGGCTGTACGTGGATTTCACCGGAGTATTGGAGAACGCCAGTCAATACCGAATCCAAGTCGCTTTTGCTGCATTACTGCTTCGAAGAACTGGGGCTGATCCGGGTCAATTTTACGATAGTCGGATACAATTTGAGATCACAGAAAGCCATTGAACGTATTGGCGCTGTAAAAGAAGGCGTTTTGCGCAAGCACAGAATTACGTCGGAGGGCACCGTTCTTGATAATGTACTCTATAGCATTATTGACGAGGAGTGGCCTGCGGTCAAAGAGAATCTGCAATACCTGCTGAATGTTAAATATTCGTAGAACTATCCTCAATTCATTGGTATAATAGAAACATATATTCCCCAATAAACGTAAGTTATCAGTGGTACCCAGCCCATATTTCTCCCTTCATGGGGCAGATATGGGTTTATGTTATTTTGTGAGGGTTATGCAAAAATGCTCCTAAACTACGAAGTGATGGCGAGGTTGGCGCAAGGATGAACTGGTCTGATTTTGGTGAACGGAACAAACGCCTTAACCCACTGTGGACGCTGGGGGCGGGCATGAATCTTGGAGAACTGCAGCCTTATAAGGAAATGATTGCGCTCAGTGTGTTGCTGCAGGTCTACTATCTCGAGCTGGAATCCAATGAACGAAGAGCCAAAGAGGATATTATTGAGCTGGCCTGGAGTTCACTGGAGCGGTTTAATATTGCAAGGTTTGGAACCATCGAATCTGTGGAACGGCTGGTAGACGGGCTGCTGTGGAGCGGGGGCGGCGGGGATTTTGAAGCCTTTTATTATGATGATCAGACCCGGCAGATGACTCTGCAAAAGTACAAATACTTCACGGTAGACGAGGATGCGACCCGCACCAGTTGGGAAGAGAGCGGCAAGACAGTTTACCGCCTTTCCGAATATGCGATGGAGCTTATCTTCATGAGCCATGAGATTATAGAAGAGTTCCAGATTAGTATTAAACTGCTGGAGATCCAAATGCATATTAAGCATGGACGCGTCACCCGGGCGATGCAGGATGTGGGTGAACTGATCTCGCGGGTTCGGAAGATGACCCAGCAACAGCAGGAATACCGCAATGCGCTGCGGCGCAACCCGAAGCATATGTTCAGCGAATATGGGGTTATGCGGCATCAGCGGGTGGAGGAAATTCACCAGCAGTTTGATGAAGAACGCAAGCATTTTGATAATATCCACCGTTCCCTGGCCCGGCTGGCGAATGACGAGAAGGATGTTATCGACTTTAACGAGCTGCGCCTGTTATCCGAACGGGTGGAGCTGTCAAGAAAAGTACATGACGAGCTCGCGGAGGTTGTGCTTAGCATTTTTGAAGCCGAAACCAATTTAAGACTGAACTTTCCAGAGCTGTTCTGGGGAGCTGCCGGTTTTAATTTCCGCACGAATGTATGGGAGGAATGGGTGAAAGCTGAAGGCCTGCCGAGCGGGGACAGTCTGGAAACCTTGATTAGCGGACTGTTCACACCGAGCCAGGACTTTATCTACCCCCTCGCCTGGGCTTGGGAAGAACAGGATGTCGGTTTTCTGCCGGAAGAATATCTGGATGAGCCCGATGAAGAAGGGGAGGAGCAACTTGCAACTTATACGCCTAAGTCTATACCTTGGACTGAAGTTGCGGAGCTGTGGAAACCGATTTTTACCGAGCTTGCCGGCAAAGGACGTTTTACGTTCAAAGCGGATGCTTTCTCTCCGGAGGAACAGTCCCGTTGGGCACGGCTCCCGGATGCCATTGACCTGTGGGTACAGTTCTTTCATACCGAGGTCGTCGTACAGGAGTATAACGAAGACAACCCTGGCGGAAGTGACGAGTGCCAGAAGCTGATTCAGCGGCTGCTTACGGATTGTCCTGAGCTGGAGATGCTGCGGGGCAAAGTGCTGCGGACAACCATACTTGAACCGGATCAGGGGACAAGCGTGAGTTGGCCCGGTCTGGAAATGAGCCCTTATACCATTACTATAGTAGAGAGGTGAGAGAATACAGCATGAGCTATTCATTGGAACAATTGCAGCAGGCTTCGCGGCTGTTTTTTGATCTGCTTCGGCGGAAAGTCATATCTCTGGATGATCCAGCTGCAGTGGAATGCCTGCAGGATACGGGGGCCTATGACGCCTTGCAGTATATGGCTAAAGAGGGAGGCTGCCGGATTATGAATTCCGGGCACCGCCTTCACCTGCTGGTCAATCCGCTGGGATCGGGGTTCGCGTCCAACTTCACACAGCTGCGGAATAAATACTCACGAATTGAACGTAAAACCCATTTACATATTATCAACGTCATTATCCTGGTTTTTCTGGCGGAAATGGATCAGGATGAGCAGCACTTTAAGCCCGGTCAGGACAGCATGTCCTATATCCAAATCTCCGATCAGGTGTCCTCGCTTCTACAAGCATGGATCGAGCTGGATGAGGAAGGCAGCTTCAGCAAGCAGTGGCGTCTGGATATTCAGGCAATGCATAAAGTATGGGCAAGCCTTTATATGCAGACCAAAAGCCAGGAGGAAGGCGATTCCCTGTCGAGAGGCTCCGGTTCACGGATTGGACTGATTCATGAAGGGATGAAGCTGCTGGAGGAGGAACATCTGGTGTTTATTTCCGAGAACGAGAAGCGGATTTTCCCCCGGGAAGAGTTATATGAAAGAATGCGGTATCTGTACCACGATGTAGACCGTTACAAGGAATTGAAAGCTCTGATCGGCCGGACCTTGACGGAGAAGGAGGGGGAAGGCTATGCCGCGCATTGAACGAATCCGTATCGCCGGACTGAAATACGAGAAGATGCTTAAGAAGTATGATGATATGATTCTTGATCTTTGCAATGAGGAAGGCCCGGCCAATACCCTGATTACCCTAATGAACGGCGGCGGGAAAGGCGTACTGCTGCAGTCCATCTTCCAACTGCTCCTGCCTAAGGCGGCTTGGGGGAAAGACAATGAGAACCAGGTCGAGGCTTTTTTCCATAATCATAAAAAACAGCTCAAGCCCTATACCTTCCACGTAGCGATTGAGTGGCGGCTGGACAACAGTGAGCGTAACGAATACATGACGACCGGTATTGCCATGACTGCCCACAGCTCGATAGATCAGCTGGAGATTAAGGTTGACTATCTGCTCTACGCGCTGATGGATTATGAAGAGCAGGCTGAGCTGACCCTTTCAACGCTGCCGCTGTATGATCATGCGGAAGGCGGTCCTGTAAGTTTTGAGACGATTCAACAATTTGTACGGGAACGGCGGAATGAAATTGTTGCCTTCGGCAGCCACAGCTCCGATCTGAAGAAGTACTACAGCTTTCTTGCTGAACGGGATATTCATATCGGTGAATGGCGTAACATGAAACGGATCAATGGTGAAGAGGGCGGGATCAAGGGCTATTTTCAAAAAAATGAGGCCTTTACCAACCACAATCTGTTCGAGAAGCTGATTATTCCGGAGATTGGCTCCAGTCTGAACGAGGGTGTCAAAGAAGAGGATGGTTCGCTTCAGCGGATGTTTATCGATACCGCAACCATTGCCCAGAGACTTCCGATGCTGGAGCAGAGGGAAAAGGCTTTTGCCGAATTCACTACGCTGGCTGCACCGCTGTATGAGCTGGTCGAACAGGGAACGGAAGCCGAGCGGAGCTTCAGAGAGACTGAACTGCTGGGTCGGCAGATGTCTACGGTCATTCACGAGGAGCTTAAGAATGCAGAGGCGGAACGCAGCAAAACTGCCGATGCATTGGTTCAGCATCACCAGGAGGCGCGCCAGCTGCGTTTTGAGGGCGATAATCTGAAATATCTGCGCAGCAAAGAGGAACAGGATCTTAAGCAGGATGAATTCACGAGGATTTCAGACAACCAGACACGGGCCAAGTTGCGGCTGGATGAGTCGAAGCTGAAAGAGAAAAAGCTTGAAGTAGCTTATTATCTGGCCAAACGCAGCGCGCAGCTCCGCCAGATCGAGCAATGGCAGAAGGAAATTGAAGCTATCGAAGGCTCGCTGGAAATGAAGGAACGCCAGGAGGTTATTCAGGGAGCGAAGGAAGAGCTGCGGCTGCAGTGGGACAAAGTCTTTCAGCTCTGGCAGGGACAGCTCTCGTCGTTCGTAACCCGCCAGCATTCTCTGACTGCTGAAGAAAATGGCTTACGCAAAGAAAGGGAAAGCTTGCTGCTGGAACTGGGCGGTCTGGATAACCGGATCAATGAACTTACAGGAGCCATCCGCCAATATACCGAGGAATTGGGTGTTTTTGCCTCACGCCATGGGCATGAAGCAGCCGGGGCGCCAGGAGCGGCGCTGCAGCGCACGTTAATAGCAGCTAAGACAATCGCAGACAATATCAGCGGCTTTAACGAGCAGCGCAAAACTGCTGAAGAGCGTAAGCTCAGTCTGCACCAATCGCAGACCGAGCTGAAGGTGAAGCTGAATGCCGGGCAGAGCCAAAGCGATGAGCTTCAGAATCTGCTGGAGTCACAGATGAACAGGGAGTCACAGCTCTGGTCACAGCTGGTCGTGCTGCTGGAAATGTATGAAGAGCATCACCAACTGGGAGTTACGGCGCTATTTGAAGCGAAACCGGCCATTCAGGAGCGGTTTATCCGCAGGCTGGATGAGGCTGAGCAGCAGACGAAACGGCTGAGAAGGGATTATTACAACCAGCTGATCGATGTAGAGCTGCAGCAGGAGTCCTTCTGGCTGCCGAATGCGGATATCCTGAGAGTGAAGGACACACTGGATTCACTCAAAATCAGTTCCATGATCGGCAGCTCCTACCTGAATGACCTGCCTTACCTGAGCCGTGAAGAGGAAATGGAACGGCATCCGCTTCTTCCTTACGGAATTATTGTGACGCAGCGCGAAGCTGCCAAGCTCCAGCCGGATACGCTGAAAGAAGTCCTGCTCAAGTCAGCGGTGCCGGTTTTCATCCGGGAAGAGATGGCGGAAGCCGCATCCGGTCCTTTCCTGCTGCCAGCCAATCAAGGTCCGCAGATGGTTCTGCAGCCGGATCATTTCCAGGAATGGAAACGCGGAATATCCTCCAGTCTTAAGCATCAGGAGGAAGAGCTTAAGGATGCGGAAGCCTATCTGTCGAAGCTCAAATCGGCGCGGCAGGAATTCGAGCGCTTGTTCCAGAGTGAACATACCTTGGCCCTGAAAGCCAAACTGAATACACTTGAATTACTGCAGAATGAGCTGAATCTAAAGCTCGGGGATTTGAACACGGAGATCAGCAGGAATGAAGACAGCCTTGCGGTTATTCAGAGAGAGCTGGCACAATCTGAAGCCGATCGGACCGAGCATGAAGAAAGAGCACAGGCGCTGCGCCAGTGGGATGAACGGACAAAGAAGCAGGAACAGGATTATAAGGATAAGCAAAAAGCGGTAGAACGCAAAAAAGAATTGAGCAAAGAAATCGCCAGCAAGGATCAGGGGCTGGTTCAGGTAAAGGCCGAGCTGGGCAGCACCGCGCAGCAGCGGGAGAAGTGGATTGGAGATACCCGCTATTCGCTTTTTCCAAGGCTGCAGAACTGGTTTCCCGAAATTGCTTTCCCCGGCGAATATCCGGTTGCTCCTGCTCTGGAAGAAGAGCCCGTACTTGATCCTGCTGCTCAAGATACGCTAATGCAGCTGCTCAGCACGGTGGAAAGCCTCCAGCAGTCCT carries:
- a CDS encoding GNAT family N-acetyltransferase, with product MITNNIKQLNGKFIKLIPMEADHRAELLKLLHNPQIWEYTWRKITTIQQVEQLIETALRNKENGADLPYVMIEQASGKVVGTSRIMHLDRIHRNAEIGCTWISPEYWRTPVNTESKSLLLHYCFEELGLIRVNFTIVGYNLRSQKAIERIGAVKEGVLRKHRITSEGTVLDNVLYSIIDEEWPAVKENLQYLLNVKYS
- a CDS encoding DUF6063 family protein — its product is MSYSLEQLQQASRLFFDLLRRKVISLDDPAAVECLQDTGAYDALQYMAKEGGCRIMNSGHRLHLLVNPLGSGFASNFTQLRNKYSRIERKTHLHIINVIILVFLAEMDQDEQHFKPGQDSMSYIQISDQVSSLLQAWIELDEEGSFSKQWRLDIQAMHKVWASLYMQTKSQEEGDSLSRGSGSRIGLIHEGMKLLEEEHLVFISENEKRIFPREELYERMRYLYHDVDRYKELKALIGRTLTEKEGEGYAAH